In the genome of Helicobacter colisuis, the window TCAGACTAATCTCTTAGCGCTTAATGCAGCTATTGAAGCAGCAAGGGCAGGTGAGCATGGTAGAGGATTTGCAGTTGTAGCAGATGAGGTAAGAAAACTTGCAGAGAGAGCTCAAAAAGCAACAAAAGAGATTGAAATGAATATTCAAGTTTTACGCCAAAATTTCTCAGAGGTGCAGAGTTCTACAGAAGAAATCGTTAGCGATATGGATAATGTGAATGGAGAAGTTTTGAAATTTGCAGAGATAGGTCAAACTTCAATGGCAGTTCGAGAAGATGTGGCAAATGTTTTAGATACAACTTTTATTGCATTAGTAAAACTTGATCACTTACTTTTTAAGATTAATGGTTACAAAGCAATTATTGAAGATAACAAAGAAATAAAATTAGCCACACATCGTGAATGTCGTTTGGGGAAATGGTATGATGCAGGAATTGGAAAAGAATATTTTAGTCAATTAGGTAGTTATGCTAGTTTAGAATCTCCACATTCTGGAGTTCATGATTCCTTTAGAGCAGCTTTAGATATTTTTAAAGAATCAGGATTGCAAAAAGGCAGTGAGATAATTAAATTTATTAAAGAGGGTGAAGTGGCTTCAGATAATGTAGTCTCTGTGTTGGATAATCTTTTAAAAGAGAAAATGACAGAAAGAAAGAATGAGCACAAATAAGTTTAGAATATGAGGATTAAAACTCCCCATATTACTATCTAAAAAGATTCTTAAAAGAATTAGAATCAAAGTTTTCAAAATCGTAATTTTGTGTAGCGCCACCAAGTGGAAGACTTGCTTTTTCTATAAGTGAGCTGATTTTTGACATTTTTTCGCCAATTTCATTGTGTTTTTGCGATAAACTTTCCACTAAAGAATCTTCTTTGTTAATTTGGCTTGGCAAAGGTAGGGAGAGAGAGACATTTTCACCTGCAAGATTAAGTGTTAATTCTTTTCCAAAGAGTGGTTCGTTTTTGAATTGCGCTGCTTTTGCCACAGAATCAAGAGTATCAAGGTTTGTTGTATTGATTTCCATATCTTTAGCTTTTGTGCTTAAAGCATTTAGAGTAATATCGGCAATCTGCATTGCCCCAATCATTTCATTAGCACCTTTGATTCCATCGCTAAATTTGCGTATTTCTAAAGCTTCTTTGGAGAGATTGGGTAATTCTTGTGTTTCTTGTGTTGTTTGCACTTGCGATTCTATTTCTGCTTCTTTTGGAAGTGAAGTTGGTTTTTGTGAGTAGATATTTCCTATTCCATAGGGATTAACAGATGTTAACATTGAAACTCCTTTTAAATTTTAAAGGACTAAAGCATTTTTTGTTCCAAAAAAACCTATTATTTTTGCTGTTTTTCTAGTGCAAGTATTTTTTGTTCAAGTATTTTTTGATTTTTACTTAGATTGGCAGTAGCGGTGATTTGATTGAGTAAAACCCATAAGCTAAGTGTTGCAAAAATGATAGTTATCACGCAGCATACAAGAGCAATTTTGACAGCTTTTATGGCGGTTTTGTTAGAATGATTGATTTCTTTATTTAAGTTTTCCATTTTAAAGATCCTTTTTGGGATAGAATTTGTTTAAAACATAATAAACAAGTGCTAATATAAAAGAAAAAAGTGAAAGTAAAATCACAATACTAGCACCTGCTTGAAAGTCATAAAAATAAGAAACACTAATACCGCCAAGTATGCAAACAAAAGAAATAAGACTAGAAACAAGCATCATTTTAACTAAGGAGTTGGTTAAAATTTCGCTACAATAAGCAGGAATGCTTAGAAGTGCGATGATTAAAATAATTCCTACAGAGCGCATAGTAATCACAATTCCAATGGCGATTAATATCATTAAGACTATGCTAAAAATATGAGTATGGATTCCTTGGAGTTGTGTAAATTCACTATCATAAGAGATTCCGATAATTACGCGGTAATTTAGCGCGATAAAGAGAATAAGAAAACAAGCAAAAATAACCATATATTGAATATCATTATGGGTAATACTTAAAACACTTCCGAATAAATACCCCATAAAATCTTTATTATAACCAGGGGTTAGTTCTACAAGAATAATCCCTAAAGCCATTCCAAATGCCCAAAGCGATCCTACAAGTGCATCTAATCTCTCTTTGGCATAAAGTAACATATAAGCAAGAATAATCGCACAAAAGACACTAAAAAGTGTCGCACCTAGTAAAATAGGCAATCCCCAAAAAGCAGCAATCCCCACACCACCATAAATGCTATGGGCGATTCCACCAGAGATAAAAACCATTCTGTTGGTTACTGCAAGTGTGCCTATAATGCCACAAATAATGCTTGTAAAAAAAGCACCAATAATAGCATTTTGTATGAAGCTATACTCCAAGATTTCAGTCAATCAACCATCCTAAATCTTCTTCGTTTAATTCTTCTTTGATTTTATCCATTTTAATTTCAGCTTTAAGATATTCTGTGATTTCTAACATATCAATTAAAGCGTTTCTTAGACAGCTTGTAGCTCCAGGGCTTGGTGTCATATTAAAGGTAATACCTTGATTACTCTTGATTTTTTTCTCACCCAAAATAAGCTTTTTTTGTGTTTTGTCTAAAACTTGTGGGCGGATTCCACCAAATCCAGATGCGTAAGACAATTCATGTAATTGAATAGAGGGGATAATTTTTTTGGCTTCTTCCCAAAAGTATTTTTTTCCAATGCTTGGAATCTCGTAGATAAAATTTCTAAGAATATAATTTCGGATTTCACTATCAGAAAGCAAATCCCACATAATTTTTGTAGTGGAACTTCCAAAGCCAAAAGATTTTAGAAAATCAACGAAAGTTCCGCTTTTAAAGCGTTCTAGCTTTGGCAATGCAAGGGCAGTTGGTCCTAATCTAGTTTTTCCTTGTGCAACAACATCAGGATCTCCATGGATAGCTGCAAAAGGAAGTTTTGGATTTTGGACTGTATAAACTTTACCTTGAAGTTTATTTCCAGGAATAAAATAAAAACTTCCAGATACAGGTAAGCAACCCAAATCTAATCCATAACCCATATTTTGAGCTAAAAGCAAAGAATGCGCACCAGCATTAACTAACACAAAAGAGGCTGTAATGGGCTCTTGTTCTTGTGATTGTATCGTGTAAGCACCATCGCCTTGTCGAATGATTTTGGTAACTTTGTGATTAAAAAGTGCTTTGTGTTCACCAAAAATACTTTGTTCTATCATATGAGTGGCAGTAGCACAGAAATTCATAGCACAGAAGCTTTTTCTTATTCCAGATCCAACAACAGGTTCAGGTCTATCGCTACCATCAAGCATTTTGATTACATTTGGCTCGATTTGCTTAAGTGTTTCTTTGTTAAAAAATTCCAATTCAGGATAGATTTCTTTAAACTCTTCGTGTCGTTTTGTCATAAACTCAACTTCTTTTTCGCCCACACCAATAGCCATTTTTTGGTATTCAAAAATGCTTTTGTTTTGCAATTGATGATGAAAAGCGTAAGAGACAAGTAGCTTTGCACCCCTAGAGACTTTTTTTGCTTTTTCAAAAGTGTAGTTGGTTTCAATATCTCCTGCATGAATAGTTTGTGAGTTATTATTTCCACTTGAGCTTAATGTTGCTGGTTGAGAATATTTCTCTAGCAAAACAACCTTTTTTAAATTCGTATAATGTGTGAGTGCATAAAAAAGCGCACTACCTGAAATACCAGCCCCAATAATGGCGACATCATAAGTTTGTTTCATAAACGACCTCCTAAATTTAGATTTTGGGAATATTGAGATTGCAATAACATTTCCACTTCACAAAAATGCTCTTGGATACTTTGATCGCTTATTTTTGGAAGTTCGTGCTCTGTAACCTCGCGATTAACATATAAAACCTTTTTGGCATAGCCTAATAAAATTGAAATATCATGACTAATTATAATTATAGTCTTTTCTTTATTGATTTTTTGCAATAAATCATAAATTTCTCTTTGATTTTTTTGATCTACACTGGCTGTTGGCTCATCTAAGACCAAAAAATTTGGATTTCCACACAATGCTCTTGCAATTAAAACCCTTTGTCTTTGTCCGCCGGAGAGTTCTCCGATTTTTTTATGAGCATAAGCTTCCAAATGGAACTGCTCTAAAAGTTCTAAAGCAAGCTTTCTTGCGTTTTTGGGTAAGAATCCTCCCAAAAATCCTGGTTTTAAAAATCCCATCATAACAACTTCTAGAGTTGATATGGGAAAATGACGATTTAAAAAAGTGTTTTGTGGGACATAGCCAACGCGTAATGTAGGGCTTTTAATAATCTTGCCTTCTGTTGGCTTTAATAACCCTATTAAAAGGCGCGCTAGTGTGCTTTTTCCACCACCATTTGGTCCAATAATAGCCCAAAAATCACCTTCATAAATTGTCCAATCCACATTATACAAGATTCGTTCTTTGGTGAAAGAAAAATTAACATTTTTATACTCAATTATTTTGTGAGAGTTACTATTTTGCATAATTAGCCTTGTCAAATAGATTTCTCATTCCATAAATGCGTTTAATTAATAATGTATTTTGATTGATTCCCTTGGTATTTTCGCCAATGTTTAGTGGAGTAAGGGCAATTTTACCAATAATACTCCTGCCTTCTTCTCCATTTTGAAGTGTTTTTAAGCCCCAAATATCATGCAATACAAAAATCTCTCCATCAAAACTTCCCACATAAAGCATAATATGCCCTTTCATTCCAAGCAAAGTAGCAAAAGGAATGGCATTGTTTTGGATAAAAAGCTTTTTTTGATTAGGATTCATTTGGCTTAAATCAAAATAAAGAGATTTATTTAAATTATTTGGGAGAATCTGAGCTTGTGAGTTTCTTTGGAGATAGAATCCAAAATTACCAAGAGTATCCCTTAGAAACATTGAACAATCGCGATTCCCAAACATTCCACCCCAACCATATTTCTCACCCATAAGATTTTGAGCAAGGGAAGCGTAATTTTTTGAGGAAAAAGGCATGGGAAATCTAGTAAAATCCTGGCTGTGGAGATGAATTTTTATTTTTTTGGCATAACCCCTTTGTGTGCGTGTAAAAATGAAACTCTCATAAGCTTTTTTTGTGCTTCCAAGCAAAGGAAGTAACATGCCAATACGAGCTGTTTCTAAAAATTCTTGGTGGGTGTTATAAATGGGAATATTATCTTTTTTAGCTACTAAAAATTCTTGAGTTTGCCTAAGTTCTTGAGTTTGCTTTTGATTTAAAATTGCAATATTAAGCACTTCTATCCATCCGCTAACAAAGCCACTCTCAACAAAAGCCCATTTTTTGGACTTGGAATAATGAGTGATGAGAATGGGCGTCCCTAAGTAAATATAAGAATTTTGCCAATAATCAAAAGGAAAGCCTTCTCCTGCTGTTTTGGGGTTAAAGAATCTTGGCTTATTAGTGGGCAAAACCCTAAGGTTGCTAGATTTAGTTATAATGGCAGGTTGTTTTAAGCTAGGAAAGTTTTCAAAGTTTGCTTCTTTGGCTAATTCCTCGATTTCTGCTAAAGAATAGGGTAGTAGATTCTCACCATAACCTAAATTTGTTAAGGCTTGTTGCAATCCCCATTGAGCTTGAATAGAATCATTTTTTGGAATTTTGCTAAAAGGGGAGAAAAACTGCTGTAAATATTTATTTTTAAGATTTTTTGTGGAGGGAGGCTTGAGTGATTCAAGTGATTCATTAGAAATATATGACTGCAAATCTTGCTTGGGTAATTCAAGCTTGGGTGGTTTTGAAGCACAGCCATAAAGCAGAGCTAGAAAAAAGATAAAAGTGAGAAATCTTACCATTTAAATTCCTCATATTCTTCTTCTTTAAAACCCACAATAACTTGATGATTAGCTTCAACAACTGGGCGTTTGATTAAATTGGGTTCTTTGATTAGATATTCTTTAATCTCTTCTTCGCTAAGATTCTTATCTTTTAGGGAAAGTTTTTTATAAGTGGTGCCTTTAGTGTTAAAAAGTATTTTAAGTGGGACACTTTGGAGCCATTTTTCAAGTGTTTCTTTATTAGGTGGAGTTTTTTTAAAGTCAATAAATTCATAAGGAATCTTTTTTTGCTCTAAGAAATTTAAAGCTTTTTTAACGCTACCACAATTTTTGATTCCATAAACCTTAACCATTAAAAAATCCTTGTAAGAAAAATATAAAAAATAATTCCTGTAAATATACTAAAAACTGAATTTTTAAACCATAAAAAACATAAAATTGCAGAAAAAATTCCACCAAGTTCATAAAGCCCATAGGTTTCACTCCAAGGAGTGTTAAGCAAACTAAAAAAAATAAGGAGTGTCATAATAAAAAGCGGCATTGTATCTTGTAGGTATTTTAAAAGCTTATTATTTGTTGCATTTTTGAAAATAAAAAAAGGCAATAATCTTGTGAGGGCTGTCCCAATAGTAGCTGCTAAAATAGCGCCGATGAGATAAAATGTATCAAAATTATCTTGCATTTTCTATCCATTTTCTGCCAAAGAGCAAAATAAAGATTCCACAAAAAATGCTAAGGAGCAAAAAATATTGATTAGGGAAAATGATAAGTCCTATGACGCCTAATGATAAGCCTATATAAAAAGGTTTTTTATTAGGAGAATTTTGTAGAAGCGAAAGAGTTAAAACGCTAAAAAGAGCTGTTAGTGCAAATTCTACACCATCTGGCTTAAATCCTAAAGTATTTCCTAGAAAAATCCCGATTCCACACCCCAAAACCCAGTAGCAATGATCAAAAAAAGTAATGTAAAAATAACTTTGTTCTAGCTCTTTTAAAGAGAGATTAAAGGCAGCTTTATTGGCTTTTAAGACTGCAAAAGTCTCATCAGTTAAGCCAAAGAGAATATAATATTTGGTGATTCCAAAGTTTTTGATTTCATTGGTAATAGCAAGGGAATAAAAGAGATGGCGAATATTTAATAAAAAAGAAGCAATGGCTATTTCTAGGAATCCGGCATAAGAAGCAATAAGAGAAACAAGTAAAAATTGCCCAGCACCTGTAAAAACCAAAATAGCAATTAAAACACCATAATACCAATCAAGCGATAATTCTTTGGAAAATAAAATACCAAAGGCAATTCCAAGGGGTAAATACCCCATTAAAACAGGCAATGATTGAATAAAACTTCGATAAAACACCTAAAAACCTCAAGAATTTATAAGAGAGCGCAATTATAGCAGAATTTATGCTCTAAAAAATATTCCATTTTGTAGAATCTTTAAAATTGAAAAATGTTTAAAAATATAGTAAAATCAATCTTTTGGAGAAGGAATGAAAAAGCACAAGTTTGGGATTTTATTAGCAGCAACAAAAGATTCAAGCTTTACCTTAGGCGTTATGATTGCCAACATTAAGGATAAAATGGGTAGTTTTGTTGATGTTTTTTATATTGTTCATGATGGATTTAGCCCAAAAGATAAAGAGGCAATGGAAAGATTGGCTCAAGATAGCAAGGTGGTTTTTTGTGAATTCACACAACAAACTTTTTTAGATAATTTTAAAAAATTCAATCAGAATAATTTAAAAATTGATTTTTCTTGCTCTAGGGGTTTTTTGGGGCGTTGGACGCATATGGTGTATGCGTGTTTTGAAATTTTTAGATATTTAGAAGAATGTGAAAATATTTTATATTTGGATTTTGATATTTTGCTTTTAAAGGGATTAGAGCATTTACTTAAGCTTAAAGAATCAGGAATTACAATAGCAGCAGAAAGAGGCAAAAAGCAGCTTAAAGAAGTGTATCCTAATTATAATGGAGAGTTTAGGGATTTTAGAATCTACCGCTCACCGATTATCTTTGTAAATGATTCTTTGATTAATCCTGCGGAATGTTATGCTTTTGTTTATCAAAAGAGTATTGGAGTGGGACTTAATGATCAGGGGGTTTTGTCTTTGTTGATATTTGAAAAAAGTATTAAGGCAAAGGACTTGGGGAAAGATTATGTAGGGAGTGTATTGTGGATAGCTAATGATGATTCATATTTTATTCATTCTTATGGGAGAGAAAATCGATTTTGGAATAATCAGCTTTGTTATCAAATATGGAGAGAATGGGGTGAGTATTATGAGGTTTGGCTTAATCAAGGCGGTTTGCCTTATTTAAAGGGGTTTGTTGCTAAGACAACTTATGGATATGAGAGAGTGCGATTTTCCTTAGCTTATAAAGTGGGTTATGCGATTGTGGAATGCTATTATCAAACAAGCAAAATAAAATACCTAAAATTACCCCTTAAAATAGCACAAGTGATTTTAAAGCATAAAAGAAAACTAAGAGAATATCGTAGAATCTGTAAAATATCTCCCCATTTAAGATTACCTATGTTTTGTCAATATGAAGATTACCAAAACGCTTTAAAAGAAAAACAAAGCATTCCTTACAAGCTAGGTGAAGCTGTTTTGGAGTTTTGTAAGGAATGGTGGAAATGCAATATCATAAAATTATATCGCAAGATTTATCTTATTAAAAAACAGGCTGCGAAAAAATCCTAGCTTTTTCAAAAGGATTCATATCCTAATAAAATACATTTGTCAAAAAAGGGTAAAACACACATTGCGTAAAATTCTCCTCCAATGCCAATATCTTTGAGTGTTTCATAATATTTAATATCAAATTGAAGATGAGAGTTCCTTTGTGTTGAGATTCCAATGCCACTTAATTCATTAAAATAAATAAAAGATGTAATTTTTTCATGAATTAAAACCAAAGAATATTGCACTGCCATTTTTTCTTTTTGATTTAAGAGATGATAAGAATCAATGCTTACAAGGTTTCTGCCACGGAATTTTACATAGTTTTTTTGCAAACTTTGTGTATGGACTTGTTGATAAAAATTAGCTAAATCCAGACAAAAAGCAGGATAAAATAAAATCGCCCCCAAAAGAGCAATTTTTCTAAAGGGTTTGAAGGATAGCATCAAAGCTTTCAAAATAGATTCTTTTGGCTTCACTAAGTGTGATTGAAATATTGCCAATTTCAATCTTTTCACCCCCTAATGTTGCAATTTTTTCTAAATGCAAATTAGAGTTTTCAAGCAAATTTTGCAAAGTTGAAACATTTTTGGAATCTAGAGCAATTAAGACTTGCGTAGGAGATTCACCAAAAAGTGCTTGATTATCAAGAGTTTGAATACTTTTGCAACCAATATTGCCTTTAATACAAGCCTTAGCTAGAGCAATGGCTAATCCACCTTGATAAATATCAACAGCTGCTTTTAAGATTTTGTGTTCTTTTGCACTAGCTAATACACTCCACAAAAACAATTCATCATTAAGATTAATAGATGAAATTTCACCTTTAATGCTGTTAGCAAAATATTTTGCAAAAAGACTAGCGCCAAATTGTGGAGTAGTATTTTTAGATTTAAGCAAATAAACTTCAGTGTCTTCTTGATTAAATTCACTGCCTAAGAGATGATAAATATCATCAATAACTCCAACTCCTGCAATACTTGGAGTGGGGTAAATATCGCTATTATTAGTTTGATTATAAAGGCTTACATTTCCGCTAACTACAGGAGTATTAAGGGTTTTGCAAGCTTCTTTAATGCCCTCACAAGCTTCCTTGAATTGCCACATTACTTCAGGATTTTCTGGATTTCCAAAGTTTAGACAATCTGTAATAGCCAGAGCCCTTCCACCTCTTAGAGCAATATCTCGACCGACTTTTGCAACGGCTTGTTTGGCACCTTCTTTGGGGTTAAGATAGCATAATCGGATAGGACAAGCCACGCTCATTGCTATTCCTTTGCCATTTTCTTTAACCCTAATTGCACTTGCGCCACCACTTCCAATTTTTGTTAGAGTATTAGTTTGAACTGTGCTATCATATTGCTCATAAACCCAAGCTTTATCGCTGACATCAGGACTTTGAAGGAGGGTTTTAAAAACTTCATTAGAATCTAATTTTTGGAGTGCTTCTTGATTAAGCGATTCTATATTGTTAAGATAAGTTGGATTCTCACTCACAGGTCTTTTAAGAATCGGTGATTTTTCGCTCAAAGGAGCTATTGGGATTTCAGCGCATTTTTCATTATGCCAATATAGCTCCATTTTGCCACTATTAGTAACTTCACCCACAATGGCGCAATCCAATTCCCATTTTGTAAAAATCTCTAAAATTTCTTTTTCGCAACCTTTTTTAGCACAAATCAACATTCTCTCTTGCGATTCGCTTAGCATTAATTCATAAGGCGTCATATTGGCTTCGCGAGTAGGGACTTTATCAAGATGCATAACCATACCACTTCCGCTACGCCCTGCCATTTCAAAGCTAGAACTTGTAAGTCCTGCTGCACCCATATCTTGAATCCCAACAATTAAATCTTTTTTGAATAATTCCAAACACGCTTCTAAAAGTAGTTTTTCAGTAAATGGATCACCCACTTGCACGGTAGGACGCAAAGATTTAGAATCTTCATTAAAGCTATCAGAGCTCATTACCGCACCACCCAAACCATCGCGTCCAGTTTTAGAACCTACATAAATAACAGGATTCCCAATTCCTTCAGCCTTGCCATAGAAAATTTCATCGTTTTTAACAATTCCTAAAGTGAAAGCATTAACCAAAATATTGCCCTCATAGCAATCTTCAAAGCTCATTTCACCACCAATAGTTGGCACCCCCATACAATTTCCATAACCTCCAATTCCTGCGACAACTCCGCGTAATAAATAGCGGTGTTTTGCCCCTGTGGAATCTTTTTTGGTGATATTGCCAAAGCGAATAGAGTTAAGACTTGCAACAGGTCTAGCGCCCATAGTAAAAATATCGCGCATGATTCCGCCAACTCCCGTGGCAGCACCCGCATAAGGCTCAATAAAGCTAGGGTGATTATGGGATTCCATTTTAAAAACCGCCCCATAACCCCCACCAATATCAATAATTCCTGCATTTTCTCCTGGACCTTGGATAACCCAAGGTGCGCGTGTGGGGAATCCATTGAGATAAATTTTGCTAGATTTATAGCTACAATGTTCGCTCCACATAGCAGAAAAAATCCCAATTTCTACCAAATTAGGCTCTCTTTTTAGGATATTGAGAATATTTTGATAGTCTTCTTGGGTAAGTTTATGTTGCCTTAGAATCTTTTCTAAATTTTCCATGCCTTTTCCTTAGTTGTTTTAAAGTGAGTATTTTTTACAAAAAAAACTTTTATAAATGAAAGTTTATCAAATTGTCCTTTAAAGTATGGATAAACTAAGATTGAGATAAAGTTATTTTTAGTAGAATAGTGAGTATTTTTTAAAAAAATGGTCTAAAAGGAATTAAGGAGAAAAGACAAAATGAAATACATCAAGTTTTTCAAGGAATTAAATAATAGAGATGTGCCTGTGGTGGGCGGTAAGAATGCAAGTATCGGAGAAATGTTTCAAGAGCTTGTGCCTATGGGGATTAAAGTGCCTAATGGTTTTGCAATTACAAGTGAGGCGTATTGGTATTTATTAGATAGTGGTGGAATCCGAGAAAAAATCAAAGAATTACTTGAGGGAATTGATGTAACAGAGATTGATGTTTTAAATGTGCGTTCTAAAAAGATACGCGATATGATTTTTGGCACTCCATTACCTACGGACTTAAGGGAAGAAATTTTGGAGGCTTACAAGATTTTAAGTCAAGAATACAATATGGAAGAAGCCGATGTGGCAGTAAGAAGTTCGGCTACAGCAGAGGATTTACCTGATGCTTCTTTTGCAGGACAGCAAGACACTTATTTGAGCGTTCAAGGACAAACTGAACTTATTCATTATATTAAATCTTGTATGGCATCACTTTTTACCGATAGAGCGGTAAGCTATCGTGCTTCTAGGGGATTTGATCATTTTAAAGTCGCTCTTTCTGTTGGGGTGCAAAAAATGGTGCGATCAGATAAGGGAAGTTCTGGGGTAATGTTTAGTATTGATACAGAAACTGGCTTTAGAGATGCAGTTTTTATTACTTCAGCTTGGGGTCTTGGGGAGAATGTTGTAGGTGGAACTGTGAATCCTGATGAATTTTATGTTTTTAAACCAGCTCTGGAGTTAGGCAAACGACCGATTCTAAAAAGACAACTAGGGTATAAAAACATTAAAATGGTCTATGCTGCACCTGGCGCTAAACATCCTACTAAAAATATTGAAACTACAGAAGAAGAACTTAAAAGTTTTTCTTTGAGTGATGAAGAGGTTTTAACTCTAGCGCGTTATGCGGTTTTGATTGAAAAACATTATACAAAAGAGGCAGGAGAATACCGCCCTATGGATATGGAATGGGCAAAAGATGGCAATAGCGGTGAAATCTTTATTGTCCAAGCGCGACCCGAAACGGTGCAAAGCCAAAAAATGAAGAAACAAAATAATACTTTAGAAAAATACTTCTTTAAAGATAAAAGTGAAAAAGAGATTTTACTAAGTGGAAAAGCCGTGGGTGGAAAAATTGGAACAGGAAAAATTCGTGTTATTGATAATATTGCTAATATGGGCGAGTTAAAAAGAGGTGAAATTCTTGTAACAGATAATACTGATCCAGATTGGGAGCCTGCTATGAAAAAAGCAGCAGCTGTGATTACAAATCGTGGGGGTAGAACTTGTCATGCAGCTATTGTGGCAAGAGAAATTGGAGTGCCTGCGATTGTTGGCGCAGTTGGAGCAACAGAAAAACTAGAAACTGGTATGGAAGTAACGGTTTCGTGTGCTGAAGGGGAAGATGGATTTGTTTATAATGGAATCTATGAATATGAGGTTGAAAAAGTTGATTTAAGCTCATTAGAGCAACCTAAGACAAAAATCTATATGAATATTGGGAATCCTGAAAAAGCCTTTACTTTTTCTATGATTCCAAATAATGGTGTTGGGCTTGCAAGAATGGAATTTATTATTAATAACTATATTAAAGCTCATCCACTTGCGCTAATGGATTTGCATAATGGAAATAAAGAATTTGATGGTGTTGAGGGCGTAAAAGAGATTATGTCTGGTTATGCTAATCCTAAGGATTTCTTTGTAAAGAAAATTGCTGAGGGTGTGGGAATGATTGCAGCAGCATTTTACCCTAAGCCTGTTATTGTTAGGACAAGCGATTTTAAATCTAATGAGTATTGTCGTATGGTAGGGGGGAAAGACTATGAGCCACACGAAGAGAATCCTATGCTTGGTTATCGTGGCGCTAGTCGGTATTATTCTGAACAATACAGACAAGCTTTTGAGTGGGAATGTCAAGCTTTAGCAATGGCGCGTAATGAAATGGGATTTTCTAATATGAAAATTATGATTCCATTCCTTAGAACTCCAGAAGAGGGTAGAAGAGTTTTAGAGATTATGCGTAAAAATGGATTGGTGCAAGGCGAAAATGGATTGGAAATTTATGTTATGTGTGAATTGCCAGTGAATGTAATTATGGCAGATGAATTTTTACAACTTTTTGATGGTTATTCAATTGGCTCAAATGATCTTACGCAATTGACTTTGGGTGTTGATAGGGATGGAGAGCTTGTTAGCCATGTTTTTGATGAAAGAAATCCTGCGCTTCTTAAAATGTTTAAAATGGCAATTGATGCTTGTAAAAAACATAATAAATATTGCGGAATCTGTGGGCAAGCACCTAGTGATTATCCAGAAATTGCAGAGTTTTTAGTGGAAAATGGAATCACTTCTATTTCATTGAATC includes:
- a CDS encoding flagellar FLiS export co-chaperone, producing the protein MLTSVNPYGIGNIYSQKPTSLPKEAEIESQVQTTQETQELPNLSKEALEIRKFSDGIKGANEMIGAMQIADITLNALSTKAKDMEINTTNLDTLDSVAKAAQFKNEPLFGKELTLNLAGENVSLSLPLPSQINKEDSLVESLSQKHNEIGEKMSKISSLIEKASLPLGGATQNYDFENFDSNSFKNLFR
- a CDS encoding metal ABC transporter permease, yielding MTEILEYSFIQNAIIGAFFTSIICGIIGTLAVTNRMVFISGGIAHSIYGGVGIAAFWGLPILLGATLFSVFCAIILAYMLLYAKERLDALVGSLWAFGMALGIILVELTPGYNKDFMGYLFGSVLSITHNDIQYMVIFACFLILFIALNYRVIIGISYDSEFTQLQGIHTHIFSIVLMILIAIGIVITMRSVGIILIIALLSIPAYCSEILTNSLVKMMLVSSLISFVCILGGISVSYFYDFQAGASIVILLSLFSFILALVYYVLNKFYPKKDL
- a CDS encoding DUF5408 family protein, whose protein sequence is MENLNKEINHSNKTAIKAVKIALVCCVITIIFATLSLWVLLNQITATANLSKNQKILEQKILALEKQQK
- a CDS encoding FAD-dependent oxidoreductase produces the protein MKQTYDVAIIGAGISGSALFYALTHYTNLKKVVLLEKYSQPATLSSSGNNNSQTIHAGDIETNYTFEKAKKVSRGAKLLVSYAFHHQLQNKSIFEYQKMAIGVGEKEVEFMTKRHEEFKEIYPELEFFNKETLKQIEPNVIKMLDGSDRPEPVVGSGIRKSFCAMNFCATATHMIEQSIFGEHKALFNHKVTKIIRQGDGAYTIQSQEQEPITASFVLVNAGAHSLLLAQNMGYGLDLGCLPVSGSFYFIPGNKLQGKVYTVQNPKLPFAAIHGDPDVVAQGKTRLGPTALALPKLERFKSGTFVDFLKSFGFGSSTTKIMWDLLSDSEIRNYILRNFIYEIPSIGKKYFWEEAKKIIPSIQLHELSYASGFGGIRPQVLDKTQKKLILGEKKIKSNQGITFNMTPSPGATSCLRNALIDMLEITEYLKAEIKMDKIKEELNEEDLGWLID
- a CDS encoding metal ABC transporter ATP-binding protein, whose amino-acid sequence is MQNSNSHKIIEYKNVNFSFTKERILYNVDWTIYEGDFWAIIGPNGGGKSTLARLLIGLLKPTEGKIIKSPTLRVGYVPQNTFLNRHFPISTLEVVMMGFLKPGFLGGFLPKNARKLALELLEQFHLEAYAHKKIGELSGGQRQRVLIARALCGNPNFLVLDEPTASVDQKNQREIYDLLQKINKEKTIIIISHDISILLGYAKKVLYVNREVTEHELPKISDQSIQEHFCEVEMLLQSQYSQNLNLGGRL
- a CDS encoding SH3 domain-containing C40 family peptidase produces the protein MVRFLTFIFFLALLYGCASKPPKLELPKQDLQSYISNESLESLKPPSTKNLKNKYLQQFFSPFSKIPKNDSIQAQWGLQQALTNLGYGENLLPYSLAEIEELAKEANFENFPSLKQPAIITKSSNLRVLPTNKPRFFNPKTAGEGFPFDYWQNSYIYLGTPILITHYSKSKKWAFVESGFVSGWIEVLNIAILNQKQTQELRQTQEFLVAKKDNIPIYNTHQEFLETARIGMLLPLLGSTKKAYESFIFTRTQRGYAKKIKIHLHSQDFTRFPMPFSSKNYASLAQNLMGEKYGWGGMFGNRDCSMFLRDTLGNFGFYLQRNSQAQILPNNLNKSLYFDLSQMNPNQKKLFIQNNAIPFATLLGMKGHIMLYVGSFDGEIFVLHDIWGLKTLQNGEEGRSIIGKIALTPLNIGENTKGINQNTLLIKRIYGMRNLFDKANYAK
- a CDS encoding methyl-accepting chemotaxis protein; the protein is MFGSSKREKELVAENSELKRKIEQLEKALHHCSLKNEEYQKALRQPQKDEEKSEVFNEMFGMMTQSCAKNLKILQDDFSNSVEMLQESEKISFQNYKQTQSLEELIGGTISSVVEKFNSFQMMITQVYQDLDSITNVINLITDVSDQTNLLALNAAIEAARAGEHGRGFAVVADEVRKLAERAQKATKEIEMNIQVLRQNFSEVQSSTEEIVSDMDNVNGEVLKFAEIGQTSMAVREDVANVLDTTFIALVKLDHLLFKINGYKAIIEDNKEIKLATHRECRLGKWYDAGIGKEYFSQLGSYASLESPHSGVHDSFRAALDIFKESGLQKGSEIIKFIKEGEVASDNVVSVLDNLLKEKMTERKNEHK